The Fervidobacterium sp. sequence GAAATCGATGCAACTGTTGAAAATGTTAAAGATCTTCTTTCATTTGTTGCCGATTATGTTAAAGAAAAAGAGATAATGCCTGTGAGAAGAGATGCACTTGAACGCATCGTTTGGTACTCAACAAGATTATCGGGTGATAGGACAAAACTCTCAATGAGACTCGGGGCTATAATAGATTTGATTGAAGAAGCCAATTTCTTTGCAAAGAAACGAGATAGTAAATATATAGCTTCAGAAGATGTTCTAAAGGCTTTGAAAGAACGTGAGGAAAGGATAAAACTTGTAGTTGAAAAATACGACGAAATGTTTAAGAAAGAAGATCTAATGGTTGATGTTATGGGCAAAGTTGTAGGTCAGGTTAACGGCTTGACAGTGGTAAATTTTGGTGATTACGAATTCGGTTTACCTGTTAGAATAACAGCAAAAACATACATAGGAAATGCAGGGATTCTTGATATTCAACGAGAAGCCGATTTAAGTGGACAAATACACAGCAAAGCGGTTATGATATTAACAGGTTATCTCGGGAGTAAATACGCGCGAAAGGTACCATTTTCAATCGGTGTTTCCATTTCATTTGAGCAAGTTTACGGATACGTGGAAGGCGATAGTGCATCTTTGGCTGAAGTGCTTGCAATAATCTCAGCAATATCCAAGATTCCATTGAAACAAAATATTGCAGTAACTGGATCAATAAACCAACATGGTCATGTTCAACCAGTTGGCGGAGTTACAGAAAAGGTTGAAGGATTCTATAGAATATGCAAATTAAAAGGATTAACAGGGGCACAGGGTGTTATAATCCCGAAAGCAAATGTTAGAAATCTTGTACTCAGCGATGAAATTCTTGACGCTATAAAAGAAGGTAAGTTTCATATATGGACGGTCGACGAGGTCGATGAGGCTATAGAATTAATGACAGATAGACCGTCTGGTAATATGAATAAGAATTATGAGTACCCCAGAGGAACTGTTAATTATTACGTTGTTCAGGCACTCAAGAATGCCCACGATCTATCTGAGGGAAAAACAAAAGCAAAACGTACAAAAAAGTTGAAATAAACAGGATAGTAGACCGTAATTCGATTTTGTGGTATACTTTGTCTGGATTATAGAAAGAAAACCCAAAAATTCGGAACTAAATTTTCAAACTGATTATAGTTAGTTACGGAAAAGTGTGTACATCTAAGAGATTGACATAATATTCTAGATTTCTGATTCCAAATTTAAACGAAGGAGGCGTTTGACTTGAAAAGAATAGCAGTGATGACAAGTGGAGGAGATTCCCCTGGTATGAATGCCGCTATAAGGGCTGTTGTTAGGTATGGTATTAAACAAGGGCTTGAAGTTTACGGCATCAAGAGAGGGTACGCAGGTCTTCTTGACGAGGATATCGAACCAATGACCTTTGCGTCTGTTGGTGGAATTATGGAAAAAGGAGGTACAATTCTCAGATCAAGCAGATGCCCTGAATTTGTCAGGAAGGAGACCAGAGCAGAGGCAGCAAAGATCTTAAAAAAACATGGTATAGAAGGACTTGTTGTTATTGGTGGAGAAGGAAGTTTGCACGGTGCGATGTTCCTTGAAGAAGAACAAAAAGTCCCTGTTGTCGGCCTTCCTGGAACTATTGATAATGATATTGCGATGACGGATATGAGTATTGGAGTTGACACATGTTTAAACACTGTCGTGGATGCGATACAAAAACTGAAAGATACTGCAAGTTCTCATGAACGTGCGTTTATAATAGAAGTGATGGGTAGAACATCTGGATACATAGCCACTGTCAGTGGCTTAGTTACAGGTGCTGAAGCTGTTATTATCCCTGAAGTACCAGTCAATTACGAAGAACTTAGCAACAGGTTATTACAAGAAAGAGAAAGAGGAAAGATAAACTGTATAGTTGTCGTCGCGGAAGGCGCAGCAAGCGCATACACCGTTGCAAGACATCTTGAACATAGGATTGGATACGAAACAAGAATAACCATACTTGGACACATACAAAGAGGAGGTTCACCAACAGCATTTGATAGACTGCTTGCTTCAAGAATGGGAGTTGCCGCCGTTGATGCACTTATGAAAGGTGAAAGTTATGTGATGACCGCTTTGCAGGGCGGTAAAATAGTTACTGTTAAGCTTGATGAGGTTTTGAAGGAAAAGAAAAAACTTGACATGGAATTGGTTAGACTGGCGAGTTTGCTGTCGTAAAATAAAGTTTTAATTTTCCCAAGCTTAAAGAGGTGTTTGTCTTGATTGTAAAAAACGGGATGGTCTGGAATGGTAAGAATTTTGAAAAAAAGGACTTGTACATCCAAGATGGTAAATTTGTAAGCAAGAGTGAATTCAAAGGTTCGGGACCTGTGGTTGATGCCACAGGTCTATTTGTAATGCCTGGTTTTGTTGATTCTCATGCCCATGTAATAGGAACAGGAGTAAAATTACTCACCCATAACCTGGATAAAAAAAGTATAGATGATCTTGGAGATAGTGATGATAGCTTCATAATTGCACGTGGTTGGGAGATATTACCAGACAATCAGTCACTGCAGTTTCTAAATAGACTCCAAAAGCCTGTTGCGCTGATTAGAAAATGCGGGCATGTTGCTTGGGTCAACAATTATCTGAAAAATCAAGCACTGTTATCGGATAACCTCATTTACGAAGCGGAGATAGAAAAGATTTGGAAATATTTAGGTGATGATTTTTATGAAATAGCTTTTCAAAAAGGTATTGAGGAGTTTGTCAAATATGGAGTTACACAAGTTCACTCAGACGATTTCCACGGTATTTCCTTTAAAAAACTCAAAGAACTATTGAACAACAGCAAAATAAGGATATTTGAAAAGCTTTACACTGTTAGGCCTTGGGATTACGAATTTGGTACGTTTAATCTTTCCCGGATAGGTGGGATAAAACTTTTCGCCGATGGTTCACTCGGGGGAAAGACCGCATATATGTTTGAACCTTATGTAGGAACTGATCATAACGGTATTTTCACAATACCGGATAATATAAAAGAGATTATATTATTTGCCCAAAAGAACAAACTGCAATTAAACATACACACAATCGGAGATAAGGCTTTACACGAGGTATTAAGAATTTTCGAAGAAAACCAAGCAAACACTTTCGAAATAAGACACAGACTTATACACCTTCAGTTTGTTAAGAAGGAGGATTTTCCAAAACTAAAAGACTATTATCTCTCAGTACAACCACACTTTTATTTTGAAGACATAGAAATAATTAAATTTGCAAGATACGAAATGGCATATCCATTTTTGGAAATGCACAAAGTAAGATACGATATGGCATTCTCAACAGATTCACCAGTTTCGCCTGCTGATCCAAAGTACGTTATAGAAAGTGCTTTAAAAATGGGTTTTTCAAAACAAGGGGCAATTAACTTGTACACTGAAAGCGGGTCAAGGATGGCAGATATAAAAGCTGGAAAAATAAAAGAGGGTTATTTGGCAGATTTTTGTTTGTTTGATTCAAACCCTCTTGAGTCAGAGCCATTAGCAGTTTACATAAACGGAAATGAAGTTCTAAATGCACATGGAGGTGTATGAATGAACATTTTTGCAAGACCCGATGATGATTATAAATTCGATGTGATCGTAATTGGTGGTGGACATGCTGGTATAGAAGCTGCTCTTTCGTGTGCTAGACTAAAATTTAGGACACTTTTGTTAACTGGAAATCCTGACAATGTTGCCTGGGCTTCTTGTAATCCTGCAATAGGTGGTTCTGCAAAAGGAATTGTAGTGAGAGAAATAGATGCGCTTGGTGGTGAAATGGCAAAAACAACTGATGAAACTATGATAAATGTAAGGATGTTAAATACAAGTAAAGGACCAGCTGTTCAAGCACTTAGAGCGCAGATAGATAAATATTCTTACTCAAGAACAATGAAGCGTAAGTTAGAAGAACAGGAAAATCTTTTACTTAGGTATGGTATTGTGGAAAAGTTATTGGTTGAAAACAACAGAATCAAAGGTGTTGTTGACTCATTTGGTATAGAGTACCTTGCCAGAGCGGTGATAATCACAACTGGAACTTTTTTACGCGGAAAAATATTTATTGGAAGAGATACCATGGAAGCTGGTCGAATGGGAGATTTCTCAGCTCGAGGTCTCACAGCATCTCTAATAGAGTTGGGATTTAATGTAGGACGATTCAAGACAGGAACCCCTGCAAGAGTCTTGAAAAAAAGTATAGACTTTTCGAAAATGATGAGACAAGACACTGACGACAAGCCATGGGCATTCTCCTATTTTAATGAACCAAAATTGCTAACAAAAGACTATCCGTGCTGGCTAACTCACACGGTACCTGAAACACACAAGATAATTCGTGACTATTTGATTTTCTCACCTCTTTACGGAGAAGTAAAACTAATCCAAGCCAAAGGTCCAAGATATTGTCCTTCAATAGAAGATAAAGTTATCAAATTCAACAGAGAAAGTCACCAAGTTTTCGTTGAACCAGAGGGTAGGGATACTCAAGAGTATTATTTAAATGGACTTTCAACAAGCCTACCATACGCTGCACAAATAAAGATGCTGCGTACAATACCTGGTTTGGAAAACGTTATAATTGTCAGACCTGCTTATGCTGTTGAGTATGACTATATAGATCCAACGCAACTTTACCCCACACTTGAGTCAAAGATAGTTGAAAATCTCTACTTCGCAGGACAAATCAACGGCACAAGTGGTTACGAAGAGGCAGCAGCACAGGGCTTAATAGCTGGTATTAACGCAGCTTTAAAATTACGTGGTGAAAATCAATTTATTCCAAAACGCTCGGAAAGCTATATCGGCGTACTAATAGATGACTTAGTGACCAAAGGTGTAGACGAACCATACCGATTACTTTCTTCTCGCGCTGAATATAGGTTATTGTTAAGACATGATAACGCTCATCTGAGACTTTCAAAATACGGATACAAAATAGGACTTATTCCGAGATGGCTCTATGACAAAGTAATCAAACTTGAAGAGAGTATAAGATACCATTTGAAAAGACTCGAGAACGTTAAAGTTCCTTTCTCCGGTCAGGTAAACAATATCCTTGAAAATCTTGGAAGTACCCCTTTAAGTGAAGGTACAAGACTCTCGAAATTGTTAAGACGACCTGAAATTAGTTATAATTCAATTAAAGAACTTGATCCAGAACCAATAGATGATCCAGAAGTAATTGAACAAATTGAAATACAATTAAAATACGAAGGTTATATCAATTCAATGCTCGATCAAATAAAGATTTTTGAGGAATATGAAAATTTACCTCTAATTAACATAAAATTTACACAGGTCCCGAATTTATCGACTGAAGCGCGTGAAAAGCTTGAAAAAATAAGGCCTTTGTCGATAGGTCAAGCATCAAGAATATCTGGGGTAACCCCGTCTGATATTCTGGCTTTATTGACGTATATAAAGAAAAAATAGCGATTTTGACAACTTATCTCTGATTTTCAAGTTAAACAATGGTTATTTTGACAAAGAAAATTTTTGTGGTAAAATATAACAGGATTTTTTGTAACAAATAAAATAAGGGGTGGGAGAGGTGCGAAAAATTCTTACTTTTTTGATGCTAACGCTTGTAATTTTGTCTTTTTCGTTTTATATTGATTACAAAATACAAAAGGGGGATACTTTGCAGAGCATTTCAAAAGGTTTTGGAGTTCCTATACCTGTTTTGATAGATTGGAATCCAAAATTATCTTCTGGAAGTTTGAAAGTGGGGGATTCGATAAAGGTTCCCTTAGTACCAGGAATAATGTATAAACCAAACAAGACAATTATGTTATCAGAAATCGCAAAATATTTTTTTATTGATTCCGAAGAGATACTGGTTATTAATCCATCTATAGGTTCGAAAGTAACTGCGGGCAAAGAGGTTTTTGTACCTATTGGTAAGGTAAGTACTTCATTTACAAGATTGGCTGAATTTATTTGGCCAGCTTATGGGAGAATTTCGTCAGATTTTGGCTGGAGATTACATCCTGTATATGGAAGTAATAAATTCCACACAGGGGTAGATATAGAAGTTCCAATTGGCACTCCTGTTTTTGCAGCAAGAAGTGGTGTAGTAAAATACGCCGGTTGGATGAATGGATACGGCAACCTCATAATTATCGATCATGGTGATTTCGAAACGTATTACGGACACCTTTCGAAGATAAATGTCTATGTAGGTCTAACGGTGGAAAAAGGTGATTTTATAGCGCGTTCTGGTAACACAGGAGTTTCCACAGGGCCACATGTCCATTTCGAAATCAGAAAATATGGTGAACCAAATGATCCAATTGCCTATCTTCCAAGGACAAATACATATGTTATGAGGAGGGTCATATCTGAATAAATCTTTCAAAGAGTGGGTTTTTTCGATTTCGGAGGACAAAATAGATATCGTCGATGAAGTTTTGTACGGTGAATATGATTATTACTTTATAGATAGCAGCGAGGGCAGGTTCCTCGCTGTTATTTCTCAATATGAAGAGGACCTAAATTATTTGAAACATCAATTGTTAAGTATAGGTTTAAAATTTCTTGGTATTAGAGAAAGTAAACCTGAAGATTGGTTTAAGAACATTATAACTGAACCATTTGAGATGATAGATGACGTTATAGTTGATCCAGATGATCATGATTTGTCCAATGTAAAAGATAAGATAGTCCTCAAAATTCCACAAGGATTAGCCTTCGGGACAGGGTTACACCAAACAACAAAAATGTCGGCCTTTTTTTTGAAAAAATATCTCAAGCCAGGTATGGATGTGCTCGATCTTGGTTGCGGTAGTGGAATATTAGGCATACTCGCAAAAAAACTTGGAGCAAATAGGGTTTTGGCAGTTGATAATGATCCTTTGGCTGTCAATGTTGCTAAAGAAAATGCTGAAAAAAACTCTGTTGAAATTGACGTAAGACTTTCAGATCTTTTCTCAAAAGTAGATGGAAAATTTGACATAATTGTCTCGAATATAGTGGCAGAAATACTTGTTGAAATGCTAAGAGGCGTGAAAGAATACATTAAAGATGATGGAATAATAATACTTTCAGGCATAATTTTGCCAAAGACAAATTTGTTTGACAGCTATGACATCTTAGAAAAAATGGTGATGGATGAATGGAGCGCATTAGTGATAAAGATTTAAAAATTGTCAAAAAACAACTTTCACGTGACGTTAGAAATGTTTTGGCTATTTGCCATAGATGCTCGTATGGTTTTCCTGTAGTTATACTTAGCTACCCTATCAGAGACGATGTACCTTTTCCTACAATACACTACCTAACATGTCCATACCTTGTAAAACAAATATCCCGTCTTGAAGAGAAAGGGTTAATTGAAGAATTCGAAAAAGAGATAAATTCGAATGAAAGTTTAAAAAGAGCGTATGAGAATACCCATAGAGAAGTTATCAACAAAAGGGTCAGTTTGATTTCTGAGAGGGATAAAAAATGGCTCAATGCTCTGGCTTCCGTTGGCACCGGAGGAATAAAGGATTTTTCAACAGTTAAATGTCTTCACCTACATGTTGCTGATTATTTAGCTGGAATTGATAATCCAATTGGCAAAAAAGTTTATGAATATATTGATAAAAAGGAGTGTTCTGATAACTTTTGTAACAACATCTAAGAATAAGGTTACAGGGGGGATGAATATTAATAGTAACATTTTCATATTTTTTGATTTCCAAAATCAACCTGTTGATGTTCAACTTGTTTACAATGAAATTCAAAAACATGGTCGGATAGTTGGTGGAAAGGCATACGGATCTTGGACAAAACACAGAATGGCTTCGTTCGTGTTGTACAATTATGGTATAGAACTCATAGAAATTCCCGAAGCAGAGTTTCTACCAAATAAGAAAGGAAACGACATAAGATTAGCTGTTGATTGTATAGAGACAGCTATACACAACGACATTATAAACACCTTTTTTCTTGTTACCGGTGATGCCGACTTCACAGCACTCGTTTATAAATTAAAGTCCTATGGTAAAAAAGTTATAGCCCTTGCAAGGACAAAATCAGCAAGTTATGAACTTGTTTCTGCAGTTGATTTGTTTATACCCTACGAGGATATAGTGAAAAACGAAAAGTTGATAGATCCAATAGATAGACTTGCGCAAGAGGTAGAAATATTTTTAAAACGCTCCGGAAAGGAATTTACAATAGAAAATCTATTAAAATTTTTGTCATCGTTTAATATCAATCCTGGTAAGTATGGTGTAAATACTCTTCACGAGCTTGGTCAGATAATACACGAAAGAAAAGTACAGAAACCAGAAAGATTAAAAAATATTAAATCTTGTATTCTGAAATCTATAATATTTGAAAATCTAAACGAGGCAACTTTACCAGATTTTATCAAAAGCAACAACTTTGAACTCAGTGACGTGAAAACAGCAATTGAGAGTCTTTTAAGTGATAACGTTATAAAGATACATGACGGAATATACGAAGTCAATAGAACAAAGGCATTTTTCTCTACAATTCTTGAAAAGTATCCGATCGTTTATCCTCATCTTATAGAATTTGTTGAGAAAACTTACAAAGCGTTTTCTTCTGGAAAAGTAAAATCGCTCAATCAGCTTTTACAAAGTGAGTTTAAAATTCCAACAAGTGAGTTCAAAAGCTACGTCGAGGCAATAAAAAGAAGTGGGTGTTTAAAAGGCATAGATGATAGTGATTACATATCCTATTCAACACCTGCGAAGGTTGTTACAGATTTAGACACGCTAAAAATTGCTGCATTGTCGTACTATGTGAAACGAGTTTTATCACAAACGTTTATCTTTGGAGAGGAAATGAACTACATAAAAGAATTAATTTTTCACAACGATGAACAACTTTTCAATAAATGCATTGAATATCTTATTGAAAACGGTGAAATAACCGAAATAGCAGGGGTGTACTTTTATACTCCGGTATGATTGGTACTATAATTTAACATTAGTAGGAGGAAAATTTCTTTGAAAGTTGAGATAATCGTACCAGGAAAGATATCTAAGCATCTTCAATCAGCGCTCGAATACTATTTGGATAAACTTGAGAGATTTGCAAACGTTCAGATAACGTTTGTTGATTTGGGAGGGGACGTTAATACTCAAGAACCAAAAATTATCATCAAACGTGAAGCGGAAAATATTAAAAAGAAGTTGAAAGACAGAAAATACATATTAATTGATTTGTGGGGAAGGGAATTTTCAAGTGAAGAGTTCGCCAGTAAAATTGAAAGTATCATAAATAATTTTTCAGAAATAATTTTTGTTGTTGGAGGACCTGTTGGAATAGATAATTCCATCAGAAATGATGCGCTCTTTTCAATTTCATTTTCAAGAATGACATTTACGCACGAAATGTGCGTAGTTTTGCTTTTAGAACAATTATTCAGAGCTTTTAAGATAATAAAAAATGAAAAATATCACTACTGATGTGTTTAATATCGATAAGAAATTTTGACAAATAGTCTTAGAAATGCTTAGATTTTTCCGATAATTACAACAGACCAAAACTTTTACTTGTAATCTTTTACCCGAAGTGTGTAACCAAATTTTTTGATTAAAATGAATTTATAAGGTGGTGATAGTATGATCGATAGGATTAATAAAGCAGGTCAAATGCAGAATGCTCAAAACATTTCCGAAATTAAAGGAAAGGAAAACAAGCGTGTAGAAAAATCAAAAGTGAGAGAAGAAGTCGCAAAGGAAACATTGCTCATTGAGGAAGGTAAAAAGGTAGCTGAGTACATCGAAATGGCAAAGAACTATCCAGAAGTTAGAACAGAATTGGTCCAGCAAATAAGAGAGGCTATTGAAAATGGAACTTTTAAAGTTGATGTAGAAAAACTTGCCAAAAAATTATTGGAGGGATGATGTTTGATAAAAGAAAATTTAACAAACGAAATAAAAATACTAGAGAGTATGATTCAAGCTTTTAAAGGACTTGAAGTTTCTGTGGTAAACAAAGATATCCAAATGCTTTCAAAATATGCTGTTAACATAGAAGAACTAAGCTTAGAGTTGATGAAGGTTGAATCAGAACGCGAAGAGATTCTAAGAAATTATCAGGTTACGACTGTAAAAGAGTACATAGAAAGGTATGAAGCATCAGATGCTCAAAGTTCTGAGCTTACCCTTCTCTCAGCCGAGATTGTTGAGAAACTCAACGAACTTTCTATACTTATGGATGGGATAAGGCAGATTATAGAATTTGATAATCAATACGTTGAGTTTCTCAACAATCTTGCGCATGGTGTTCAGTCCACAACTTACGATTTTTCCAAAAATAACGCTTCGTATCATAACACCTACTCCCAAATTCAAAGCCTCCCGATGTACGACAAATTCAAATGATGAGTTCATTTAACGGTGCAAAAACCTATTTAAATTTCTGATATTCATGCACCTAATTTAGTTTGTAATTCACTATATAAATGGAGAGTGAGTTGATGCCTGACATAAGTTTATTTGGAATGTTGAACACTGGTCTTCTTGGGGTTTACGCAAGCAAATTGGCAATGAATGTAGTTTCGCATAACATAGCAAATGCCAATACACCTGGTTTCTCAAGACAAAGACCAGAACTTCTCACAATGCCTCCCATTCCTATCACATCACTCACTCAACCCGCTATACCTTTACAAATTGGTACTGGGGTTTACGTTAGGGATATCAAAAGAATCAGAGATGCATTCTTAGATATTCAGTTTCGTCAAACAAACAACAAATACAATTACTGGGATACAATTACTGCAAACTTACACTTTGTTGAACAATTATTTGCCGAACCATCTGAAGCGGGAATCAGGTATTTATTCGACTCTTTTTGGTCTGGAATTGAAGAAGTGATAACTGATCCAACAAACACTGCTGCAAAACGTGGACTTGTTAGTAGAGCGGAAGAATTAGTCCAACATGTTCAGGATCTTTACACAAGACTTGAACAACTTAGGGTCGATATCGATAACGAAATTGCACAGAGAACTCAACAGATAAATGCAATGATTAAAAGGCTTGCAGATATAAATGCAAAAGTGAGGACAGCGGTAAGTCTTAGATATACACCTAACGATTTACTTGATGAAAGAGATAGAATTCTTGACGAATTATCCGAGCTTGCCGATATTTACTATTATGAAGATAGAGCTGGACAAATAACATTGAGACTTGGAAATCAGATAGTACTTACCGGACAAGATGCTGTTGAATTACGTGCCCTGGAAAGACCATATGGAAAAGGATTTAAAGAAATATTTGCTGCAAATTCTATAGTTTCAATAAATGATGGTAAGTTAAAGAGCTTATTCGACTTGCNNNNNNNNNNNNNNNNNNNNNNNNNNNNNNNNNNNNNNNNNNNNNNNNNNNNNNNNNNNNNNNNNNNNNNNNNNNNNNNNNNNNNNNNNNNNNNNNNATGAATTTGCACTTTCTCTCACAGACGAATTCAACCTAATACACCAAGACGGCTTTAACGGCGATGGTAGTGTCACAGGTCTGAAATTTTTCAACGACATAGAAGCTGAAAGGATAAAGGATTCTGTTCTTTACAGGCTTGCGGGTGCAAAACGAGTAGAAAACGGACCTATTAACTTTATATCTGGTATGAGTGATAGGTTTAATATTTCAGATATTACTACAAAACCCTTTATCGAGAAGGGTGCTATAGTATTTTTCAATGGAATCAACAAGATTTTCTCAGCACGTGTTAATCCTTACGATGATGTAGAAGACTTCCAAAATACGCTAAACAATATCACAGACAGATGGTTTGATTTAAAGGTAAGTGCACATGGTGATGGTGGTTACAGACTGTATTTTGAATCGTCTCAAAATCTTAGAAATACATTAGCATTGGATTTTAATGGAAATATGTTCAATACAATGGGTTTTGCAACAAAAAATGTTGACGTATTTGCGATGGATAGAAGAGATTTTAAAATAAAACCAGGTCAGTACAAAATAGCGATTAATGGTACTGAAGAGAATATAATCATAACAAACACAACAACCTTGGAGGATTTAGCAAATCAACTTAACACTCACTTTGGTTCACACATAGTAGCGTATGTACACGATGATAAGTTGCTAATAATACCAACCAAAGCAAATGAATTTGACATAAAGAGGCTGAAAATTAGCGACTCTGGTGGGTTATTTACACAAGCAAACTTACACATAGAAACTTACAAAGCATTGGACACGGGGAAAGAGACACTTGAGAATATTCTAAACCGTGCACAAGCGTTTTCTATAAGAATAGGCGCAACGGAGATTCGCATAGATCCAACAAAGATGACTATCAGAGACCTTGCTGATAAAATAAACGAAACGAATACTGGAATAATAGCAGAAGTTACACCACACAGTAAGTTCGTGTTGAGGGGTTCAAGATCCTTGGGATTTGAGTTAAAAAAAGTTGTACAAGGCCCAGAGGCATTGTGGACAGCACTTGGCTTTATTGATCCGGACGGAATTTCTGCAAACGACTGGGATGAAGGTTTTGTTTTTATCAATCCGTTTGAAAAACCAGAAGATCAAAGAATTAGGTATATAAAAGCAGACGCATTGTTTATCGACCGACAACTTCCAAAAGATCCTTACAGATTTGTAGAAAAATTGGCAGTAAACTCAACAATTAAAAGTAACCCGGAGACCTTAGCTGTAGATATTGGTTATACGGAAGAAAATCCAAACTGGGATGCAAAAGTATTCAAACCATCAGGACGTGCAAATACAAAAATTGTTGAACTACTTTCAGCACTAAGAAATAAGAAATTACTCAACGATGGTTTGGAATCTTTTAACGA is a genomic window containing:
- the flgM gene encoding flagellar biosynthesis anti-sigma factor FlgM — its product is MIDRINKAGQMQNAQNISEIKGKENKRVEKSKVREEVAKETLLIEEGKKVAEYIEMAKNYPEVRTELVQQIREAIENGTFKVDVEKLAKKLLEG
- a CDS encoding flagellar biosynthesis protein FlgN produces the protein MIKENLTNEIKILESMIQAFKGLEVSVVNKDIQMLSKYAVNIEELSLELMKVESEREEILRNYQVTTVKEYIERYEASDAQSSELTLLSAEIVEKLNELSILMDGIRQIIEFDNQYVEFLNNLAHGVQSTTYDFSKNNASYHNTYSQIQSLPMYDKFK
- the flgK gene encoding flagellar hook-associated protein FlgK, encoding MPDISLFGMLNTGLLGVYASKLAMNVVSHNIANANTPGFSRQRPELLTMPPIPITSLTQPAIPLQIGTGVYVRDIKRIRDAFLDIQFRQTNNKYNYWDTITANLHFVEQLFAEPSEAGIRYLFDSFWSGIEEVITDPTNTAAKRGLVSRAEELVQHVQDLYTRLEQLRVDIDNEIAQRTQQINAMIKRLADINAKVRTAVSLRYTPNDLLDERDRILDELSELADIYYYEDRAGQITLRLGNQIVLTGQDAVELRALERPYGKGFKEIFAANSIVSINDGKLKSLFDL
- a CDS encoding flagellar hook-associated protein FlgK — its product is EFALSLTDEFNLIHQDGFNGDGSVTGLKFFNDIEAERIKDSVLYRLAGAKRVENGPINFISGMSDRFNISDITTKPFIEKGAIVFFNGINKIFSARVNPYDDVEDFQNTLNNITDRWFDLKVSAHGDGGYRLYFESSQNLRNTLALDFNGNMFNTMGFATKNVDVFAMDRRDFKIKPGQYKIAINGTEENIIITNTTTLEDLANQLNTHFGSHIVAYVHDDKLLIIPTKANEFDIKRLKISDSGGLFTQANLHIETYKALDTGKETLENILNRAQAFSIRIGATEIRIDPTKMTIRDLADKINETNTGIIAEVTPHSKFVLRGSRSLGFELKKVVQGPEALWTALGFIDPDGISANDWDEGFVFINPFEKPEDQRIRYIKADALFIDRQLPKDPYRFVEKLAVNSTIKSNPETLAVDIGYTEENPNWDAKVFKPSGRANTKIVELLSALRNKKLLNDGLESFNEYLGSIVAELGVESETAMKIKSNTDLMKKEIDGERERVKGVSLDEEMANMIKYQQAFNAAARVMTAVDDMISRVIDRLGLVGR